From one Lotus japonicus ecotype B-129 chromosome 3, LjGifu_v1.2 genomic stretch:
- the LOC130749792 gene encoding uncharacterized protein LOC130749792 has protein sequence MEGLIPFVYKAIVQYKNNKECPIGSWFSESPSYSYMKLPGDSGRCQTSASALFGSDYGFSASSPPPSSKPATSATTQITVSSGAQSPLRHMSIHRVST, from the coding sequence ATGGAGGGTCTTATTCCATTTGTTTACAAAGCTATTGTCCAATACAAGAACAACAAAGAATGCCCTATTGGATCATGGTTTTCTGAATCACCTTCATACTCATACATGAAACTTCCTGGTGACTCGGGTCGGTGTCAAACCTCTGCTTCTGCTCTGTTTGGATCAGATTATGGATTCTCTGCATCATCCCCACCACCATCTTCTAAGCCTGCAACTTCTGCTACAACCCAAATCACAGTTTCTTCTGGAGCTCAATCCCCACTTCGTCACATGAGTATTCACAGGGTTTCAACATGA